A window of Aptenodytes patagonicus chromosome 1, bAptPat1.pri.cur, whole genome shotgun sequence genomic DNA:
GTAAAGTGTTACATTAgagaccttttttgttttttttttttagcagagatGTCATTTTGTCATAAATGTATTGATGCATGTTGAATTCTGCCTGGATTTTTGCCATAGTGAAATCTATGGAGAATCTGGTCCTACCATGGTTATGGGGCTGTTTTCCAACAAGCACACATTTGTTCTACTAAAAtttaccacacacacacatcacaGCTCTGATAGTATCCCAGTTCAGCTGagctattttcttcctcctcaacatttTCATGATGACCCCTCTGATTTCCTCGTTCCTCAGGCTATAAATGAGGGGATACAGTAATGGAGTAATGTTGGTGTAGACCAGAGACACCATCTTGTCCCGAGCTGGCGAGTAACTGGACTTAGGACGAATGTACATGAAGGTGGCACATCCATAGTGTAGCAAGGTGATGGACAAGTGTGAAATGCAAGTGAAAAAGGCCTTGCCCCTTCCTGCAGAGGAGGTGACACgtagcaaagcagcagcaatgcaaacATACGAGGTCAGGATTAGGAGgaaggggagcagcaggaggagcacaCTGGCAGCCAGCAAGGGCAGCTCAGGGGTGTAACTCTGTGTACAGGCCAGGTGCAGCACAGCAGGGACATCACAGAAGAAGTGGTTGATATGATGCGACTGGCAGAAAGGTAAGCGGAAAACAGCCACCGTCAACCCCAGAGCAACAGCAAAGCCTCCCAGGCAGCATGCCACAGCCAGCCTGAGGCAGAGCCCCTCACTCATCACAGCTACGTAGTGAAGTGGCTGACAGATGGCAACGTAACGGTCGTACGACATGGCTACCAGGAGGAAGCATTCAGCCCCACCGAGTGTCACAAAAAGGTGCATCTGTGCAGCACAGCCTATGAAAGAAATGGTGCTGCCATCCACCACTATCAGGCTGAGGAGTGCCTTAGGGACAATGACTAAAGTACAGCAGAGCTCGATGACAGAGAgctgacagaggaagaaaagcatggGAGGACGGGAAGGCTCCATAGCCACCGCCATGAAGATCATCACATTCCCTGCCAATGTGACCAAATGGACAATGAGAAAGATAAAGAAGAGGAGGACCCGCAGACAGAGCAGCTCGGAGAAGCCAAGCAGGAGGAACTCCATGGTTTCACCAGTGCTCTTATTGTCCCTCTCCGTGCAGCTTTCACATGGTATctacagggagagaaacagaagggaGACAGTTGAATTTGACCTGATGCCTGGCAATCAATTCCATATGGGAAATACTGTTGCAGTACTGTAGAACCAGTGTAGTAAAGCTCATGGTGGGGGGAGGAAggtgatttcatttaaaaacaaaactgatttcactCAGTCACATTCAACACACTCTCAGACCCATATTCTCACA
This region includes:
- the LOC143158657 gene encoding olfactory receptor 10AC1-like — encoded protein: MGKIIIYEHANFQGYCREFTSDIANLKDVDWNDCVSSVKVIGQPWVAYEHLNYTGQLLVFEEGDHGFVGEQMNDKITSLQVITENLHNPQITLYEHAQYQGRSKVIPCESCTERDNKSTGETMEFLLLGFSELLCLRVLLFFIFLIVHLVTLAGNVMIFMAVAMEPSRPPMLFFLCQLSVIELCCTLVIVPKALLSLIVVDGSTISFIGCAAQMHLFVTLGGAECFLLVAMSYDRYVAICQPLHYVAVMSEGLCLRLAVACCLGGFAVALGLTVAVFRLPFCQSHHINHFFCDVPAVLHLACTQSYTPELPLLAASVLLLLLPFLLILTSYVCIAAALLRVTSSAGRGKAFFTCISHLSITLLHYGCATFMYIRPKSSYSPARDKMVSLVYTNITPLLYPLIYSLRNEEIRGVIMKMLRRKKIAQLNWDTIRAVMCVCGKF